In Microbacterium maritypicum, the following are encoded in one genomic region:
- a CDS encoding rhomboid family intramembrane serine protease, whose translation MTTPEFTSNRDNFCYRHPDRQSFVLCQRCMRTICPECQTQAPVGVICPECMNAERKNRTPAQKKAQRRWGARSGGTMAIARSGKPIVTYVLLAVTSFIGLVQLIPGMNGPITQALAFYAPYLYPNVFGAGFEPWRLLSVLFVHGSFIHLALNMLALWMLGQSLEPMLGRARFLALYLISGLGGSVAVALLAPLDPTVGASGAIFGMLASLLIIGRHIGANVTGILVILGINFAFGFFAGGISWQAHLGGAIVGALVALIYTRTRRRDQRTWQIVLLSALVVLLIVVVAFIPPLLILS comes from the coding sequence ATGACCACGCCTGAGTTCACGAGCAATCGCGACAACTTCTGCTACCGGCATCCGGATCGGCAGAGCTTCGTGCTCTGCCAGCGGTGCATGCGCACCATCTGCCCCGAGTGCCAGACTCAGGCACCCGTCGGCGTCATCTGCCCGGAGTGCATGAACGCCGAGCGCAAGAACCGCACCCCCGCGCAGAAGAAAGCCCAGCGTCGGTGGGGTGCTCGCAGCGGCGGGACCATGGCGATCGCCCGCAGCGGCAAGCCGATCGTCACCTACGTACTGCTCGCCGTCACGTCGTTCATCGGCCTGGTGCAGCTGATCCCCGGGATGAACGGGCCGATCACGCAGGCACTCGCCTTCTACGCGCCGTATCTCTACCCGAACGTCTTCGGTGCGGGCTTCGAGCCCTGGCGCCTCCTCTCCGTGCTGTTCGTGCACGGCAGCTTCATCCATCTCGCGCTGAACATGCTCGCCCTGTGGATGCTGGGGCAGAGCCTCGAGCCCATGCTCGGCCGCGCCCGCTTCCTAGCCCTGTATCTGATCAGCGGCCTCGGCGGATCGGTGGCGGTCGCCCTCCTCGCCCCCCTGGACCCGACGGTCGGCGCATCCGGCGCGATCTTCGGAATGCTGGCCTCGCTGTTGATCATCGGCCGCCACATCGGCGCGAACGTGACCGGGATCCTCGTGATCCTCGGCATCAACTTCGCCTTCGGCTTCTTCGCCGGCGGCATCTCCTGGCAGGCGCACCTCGGCGGTGCGATCGTCGGCGCCCTGGTCGCCCTCATCTATACCCGGACGAGGCGTCGAGACCAGCGCACCTGGCAGATCGTTCTCCTCTCGGCGCTCGTCGTCCTGTTGATCGTCGTCGTCGCCTTCATCCCGCCGCTGCTGATTTTGTCCTGA
- a CDS encoding peptidylprolyl isomerase, translating into MAHASHVATLHTNHGDIVINLFGDHAPKTVKNFVGLADGTQEWTDPATGKPGEGPLYKDVIFHRIIPNFMIQGGDPLGQGVGGPGYNFDDEINMELDFNKPYILAMANAGLRRNAITGKPEGTNGSQFFITTDPTPWLQGKHTIFGEVADDASRAVVDKIGAVPTSGGDRPVEPVVLQSIDIVAA; encoded by the coding sequence ATGGCTCACGCTTCCCACGTCGCAACCCTGCACACCAACCACGGTGACATCGTCATCAACCTCTTCGGCGATCACGCACCGAAGACGGTCAAGAACTTCGTCGGCCTCGCCGACGGCACCCAGGAGTGGACCGATCCCGCCACCGGCAAGCCGGGCGAGGGTCCTCTCTACAAGGACGTCATCTTCCACCGCATCATCCCGAACTTCATGATCCAGGGCGGCGACCCGCTCGGACAGGGCGTCGGCGGCCCCGGCTACAACTTCGACGACGAGATCAACATGGAGCTCGACTTCAACAAGCCGTACATCCTCGCGATGGCGAACGCCGGCCTCCGCCGCAACGCCATCACCGGCAAGCCCGAGGGCACCAACGGCTCGCAGTTCTTCATCACGACCGACCCGACCCCGTGGCTCCAGGGCAAGCACACCATCTTCGGCGAGGTCGCCGACGACGCCTCGCGCGCTGTCGTCGACAAGATCGGCGCCGTTCCGACCAGCGGCGGAGACCGTCCGGTCGAGCCCGTCGTGCTGCAGTCGATCGACATCGTCGCGGCCTGA
- a CDS encoding aminodeoxychorismate/anthranilate synthase component II — protein MTRVLVVDNHDSFVHTLVGYLHELGAETTMVESDALDAAEFERMLTGHDALLLSPGPGRPADAGVSLDAVRIAVRRRMPTLGVCLGHQTIGEALGTAVSEAPELMHGMVSAVTHDGSALFAGIPSPFDVGRYHSLALAAADLPPEIVVTAWTESGTVMALSHRELPLHGVQFHPESVLTEGGYRLLANWLELCGDADAVARSESLHPLSR, from the coding sequence ATGACCCGAGTTCTCGTGGTGGACAACCACGACAGCTTCGTGCACACGCTCGTCGGCTACCTCCACGAGCTCGGCGCCGAGACCACCATGGTCGAATCCGACGCGCTGGACGCCGCCGAGTTCGAGCGGATGCTCACCGGCCACGACGCCCTGTTGCTCTCCCCCGGCCCCGGACGTCCCGCGGACGCGGGAGTGTCGCTCGACGCGGTGCGGATCGCCGTTCGACGGCGGATGCCGACGCTCGGCGTCTGCCTCGGACACCAGACCATCGGCGAAGCGCTCGGCACCGCGGTGAGCGAGGCGCCCGAGTTGATGCACGGCATGGTCTCCGCGGTCACGCACGACGGATCAGCGCTGTTCGCGGGGATCCCGTCGCCGTTCGACGTCGGCCGATATCACTCCCTGGCGCTCGCGGCAGCGGACCTCCCGCCCGAGATCGTCGTCACTGCCTGGACGGAGAGCGGAACGGTCATGGCGCTGTCGCACCGAGAGCTGCCGCTGCACGGCGTGCAGTTCCACCCGGAGAGCGTGCTCACCGAAGGCGGGTACCGGCTTCTCGCGAACTGGCTGGAACTCTGCGGCGACGCGGATGCCGTGGCG
- a CDS encoding class E sortase encodes MTASVVPGGRRPRRERPRSRATFASVLGELLLTAGVLVLLFVAWQMWIGDIIISAQKNDEGAAISQELAQGEAPELPPVVEEDDGTTTYVPPVPAAPADATWFGQMHIPRFGADYNFGIYGGTSRARTLDQKGIGVYKDSKMPGEVGNFSMAGHRTTWGKPFNQLDKLQLNDAIVVETPDGWYTYRFRTLEYVKPTQTDVLADVPQMPEQQTGEQYITLTACSPLYSLAERIVAYGVFESFQPRAEGLPTALTDPPPPPAAPSV; translated from the coding sequence ATGACTGCATCCGTCGTGCCTGGGGGGCGACGCCCGCGGCGAGAGCGACCACGCTCTCGCGCCACCTTCGCGAGCGTGCTCGGCGAGCTCCTCCTCACCGCCGGAGTGCTCGTCCTGCTCTTCGTCGCCTGGCAGATGTGGATCGGCGACATCATCATCAGCGCCCAGAAGAACGACGAGGGCGCAGCCATCTCGCAGGAGCTCGCACAGGGCGAGGCGCCGGAGCTGCCGCCGGTCGTAGAAGAGGACGACGGCACCACCACCTACGTGCCCCCGGTGCCCGCAGCACCGGCAGACGCCACATGGTTCGGGCAGATGCACATCCCCCGTTTCGGAGCCGACTACAACTTCGGCATCTACGGCGGAACGAGCCGTGCGCGAACCCTGGATCAGAAGGGGATCGGCGTCTACAAGGACTCCAAGATGCCCGGCGAGGTCGGCAACTTCTCGATGGCGGGACACCGCACCACCTGGGGCAAGCCTTTCAACCAGCTCGACAAGCTGCAGCTGAACGACGCGATCGTCGTCGAGACTCCCGACGGCTGGTACACCTACCGCTTCCGCACGCTCGAGTACGTCAAGCCGACACAGACCGATGTGCTCGCCGACGTGCCGCAGATGCCGGAGCAGCAGACCGGAGAGCAGTACATCACGCTCACCGCCTGCTCTCCGCTCTACTCCCTCGCCGAGCGCATCGTCGCCTACGGGGTGTTCGAGAGCTTCCAGCCCCGCGCCGAGGGGCTCCCCACCGCGCTGACCGACCCGCCGCCGCCTCCGGCCGCACCATCGGTGTGA
- a CDS encoding DUF4175 domain-containing protein codes for MYAALWRLLPGPWWLRVLILVVVIAAVLYGLFWYVFPWISPIIAPGEVDVE; via the coding sequence ATGTACGCCGCACTCTGGCGCCTGCTGCCCGGCCCGTGGTGGCTGCGCGTCCTCATCCTGGTCGTCGTCATCGCCGCCGTGTTGTACGGGCTGTTCTGGTACGTGTTCCCCTGGATCAGCCCGATCATCGCCCCCGGCGAGGTCGACGTCGAATGA
- a CDS encoding cell division protein CrgA: MARDRKSEEPVVERAEGEAAPNAVWFKPVMIGFMLLGLAWILVFYISGMQFPIPGLDNWNLAIGLGIALIGFLMTTRWR, encoded by the coding sequence ATGGCACGTGACCGTAAGAGTGAAGAACCCGTCGTCGAGCGCGCCGAAGGCGAGGCCGCTCCCAACGCGGTGTGGTTCAAGCCGGTGATGATCGGCTTCATGCTGCTCGGTCTCGCGTGGATCCTGGTCTTCTACATCTCGGGCATGCAGTTCCCGATCCCGGGTCTCGACAACTGGAACCTGGCCATCGGTCTCGGCATCGCTCTGATCGGCTTCCTGATGACCACTCGTTGGCGCTGA
- a CDS encoding DNA helicase: MSLSRKRKKELRRLQNDANQLWENQQVLVGHAADVAREAGRQLGNINREQVVPVIQDTYNRRVAPVVDRGVKLGKHVVDDKFVPIVGGVVGSALTAWDVANAKRHGVAAPARRGDFGKKQKSGPGLGSVIAIILGAAAAVGVLYAAWQALRADDELWVADDPLAAPDA, from the coding sequence GTGAGCCTCAGCCGCAAGCGGAAGAAGGAACTGCGTCGTCTTCAGAACGACGCGAACCAGCTCTGGGAGAACCAGCAGGTGCTCGTCGGTCACGCCGCCGATGTCGCCCGCGAGGCCGGACGTCAGCTCGGAAACATCAATCGTGAGCAGGTCGTGCCGGTCATCCAGGACACGTACAACCGCCGTGTCGCCCCGGTCGTCGACCGTGGCGTGAAGCTCGGCAAGCACGTCGTCGACGACAAGTTCGTCCCGATCGTGGGCGGAGTCGTCGGTTCGGCTCTCACCGCGTGGGACGTCGCGAACGCCAAGCGCCACGGTGTGGCCGCACCGGCTCGTCGGGGCGATTTCGGCAAGAAGCAGAAGTCGGGCCCGGGTCTCGGCTCGGTCATCGCGATCATCCTCGGTGCTGCTGCCGCCGTCGGTGTGCTCTACGCCGCCTGGCAGGCGCTGCGTGCCGATGACGAGCTCTGGGTCGCGGACGACCCGCTCGCCGCGCCCGACGCGTGA
- a CDS encoding aminoacyl-tRNA deacylase produces the protein MRDAAAARGLDIEIRERPAAGSLFEAAELLGIPPSGIVKTLVVKRSDDTFLFALVPGGRSISWPKLRALVGVNKLRLPEPELALQATGYERGTIVPIGSTTDWPIYADESIVGQRIAMGAGAHGYSLFVEADDLIAAYGATVADISVPEER, from the coding sequence GTGCGGGATGCGGCCGCTGCTCGCGGGCTCGACATCGAGATCCGCGAACGCCCCGCTGCCGGCAGCCTGTTCGAGGCGGCCGAGCTGCTCGGCATCCCGCCGTCCGGCATCGTCAAGACTCTCGTCGTCAAGCGCTCGGACGACACCTTCCTGTTCGCCCTCGTGCCCGGCGGACGCTCGATCTCGTGGCCGAAGCTGCGCGCCCTGGTCGGCGTGAACAAGCTGCGCCTGCCCGAGCCCGAGCTCGCGCTCCAGGCGACCGGCTACGAGCGGGGCACCATCGTTCCCATCGGCAGCACCACGGATTGGCCGATCTATGCCGACGAGTCCATCGTGGGTCAGCGCATCGCCATGGGTGCCGGCGCTCACGGGTACAGCCTCTTCGTCGAGGCGGACGACCTCATCGCCGCGTACGGGGCGACGGTCGCCGACATCTCGGTTCCCGAGGAGCGCTGA